One Plasmodium cynomolgi strain B DNA, chromosome 12, whole genome shotgun sequence genomic region harbors:
- a CDS encoding dephospho-CoA kinase (putative) → MFLTFFLDKCIPCFLALGSIPIGFINRKNKFKKIENHKYALLSTIVMNSFLIYINKFFGLLGIFNFFLGNYLCLIGITGGIAVGKSTFCNFLKKKDVVVINADEITNQIYKKGSTCYKKILKHFGEEILNNDKSINRTLLRKIVFNNEENVKYINKITHTYIIIQIIKECLKYKFLYFKYNVAIEAPLLIETKLYLLTSPVILLKSSVKNQITRILSRDKNCTYDTAMSIIKNQLPTDEKIKYADIIINNDGDLLDLQMKCDVVYNKYLKSFFF, encoded by the exons ATGTTTTTAACATTCTTTTTGGACAAATGTATTCCATGCTTCCTGGCACTAGGTTCAATTCCTATTGGGTttataaatagaaaaaacaaattcaaGAAAATAGAGAATCATAAATATGCCCTGCTCAGCACAATAGTTATGAACAGCttcttaatttatataaataagttTTTCGGTCTATTAGggatatttaatttttttttgggaaacTATCTATGTCTAATCGGTATCACAGGTGGGATTGCAGTGGGGAAGTCAACATTCTgtaattttctaaaaaaaaaggacgtgGTTGTCATTAATGCAGACGAAATAACGAACCAGATATACAAAAAGGGATCAAcatgttacaaaaaaattttgaagcatTTTGGAGAGGAAATCCTGAACAATGACAAGTCTATTAACAGAACCTTGCTACGAAAAATTGTCTTTAACAATGAGGAAAATGTTAAGTACATCAATAAAATCACccacacatatataataatacagATAATTAAGGAATGCTTAAagtataaatttttgtactttaaatataatgtagCGATAGAGGCGCCTCTGTTAATTGAAACTAAATTGTATTTATTGACCAGCCCCGTTATACTTCTTAAATCGTCCGTGAAGAATCAGATAACGCGTATATTATCTCGAGACAAAAACTGCACGTACGACACGGCAATGAGCATAATCAA AAACCAGTTACCAACGGATGAGAAAATAAAGTACGCGGACATTATCATAAACAACGATGGGGATTTACTAGACCTGCAGATGAAATGCGACGTGGTTTATAACAAATACTTAaagagttttttcttttaa
- a CDS encoding gamma-tubulin complex component (putative): MIHEIILSLIGQTGDIIILADKRRNKTKKESNLNIDEYCFEVNNNIHIFLNSEIKIINDIVQLGYYFYVMNIFCLLVKKNTIYKNLTHVHKFNKLSEERKGKKGKGGTRERLQRDEDISSTASSSSNSSSYESSSDNESEDSNHLNNSHQKRQYEKKKQIDNYFGVILKNIKSLNSVSPYGYYANGIGNEISKFMRRYMKKISEIEEYINNNSNTPLTQILTMLEKKREEIIIIINIIKNYLEFQKKEEQNVLEGESRNKTKEIMDYLYENCLNGNSRIKGIYHRYFKNLGKILLHQIFSWILYGQLLDPYYEFFIQKRQFIYSDDKKIFLSPEELYENLTLTNVQSLNFEWNYLFFQSVSNLPDCCLDKVVGRKILFIGKSIRILIRSNKWNTSDIVKLFAITKILSKAFDEASPTAGYEEIGNLEQVTSPMKPYNGVGSEHGLNRTSGVGTRNKDETINLYCKEIFDITIEKIRSIIAYKLWKYIVKDINLIKIFDLFRDIYLLNNGDFYDYFLEKSWSLMHTPPNSKNEILLKVLAWKNSSLSVEEYCKAKYENKKDKLILEKYEDDVLFGEDNGDLNESTFFNSTNGYHFDSDNSENIISKYFYPRISYKKFSYDSFEREKYDNLVLGGMCYIYDKKIILNDFYKGIQTLSKKKYYDYDNVFSVCINNYRQQILRGFKHGFDFSVNFNNFFDNKFADIGSNNGTNVKGGAVSGNAKQDSADENFLVGCCFALVIHSMKNPLLYKTDVLHSSLGYWGSLGDCLSVEIKVKFYEKENGAQEDASSEQQTGNPVQYGDNHNNVVLGDVEVEVSLYIGGKGISSFVHNSNSYTVDYARESILNNKLWADNVNHEKKRLYEDMENDEGYLRKRNANSADAANQDDLMNEHVEGNYDEAIKQPVLKIQSNKQTFYNINKNTLTKFRVRINCLKHSFSVYIQKLDEYNLQLNNPKNKIKPIIHIRALDMTQAFTLDIGNGYIGFYTCPILFKHKLLKKKDKLNEWFKQFYSETLNVRSAIYKKNFFNMGDEKNKEAIQNEMRNINKMILYRNGNNQKKGKLDPEMISCNRDKMKNALLFSSYDCSVEIYKWFHQSYKSPIEIPEIDIDNETLIFYDKQINKNIQIHSGLNLWNNIEIYFKLTWPIALIINTSTIYTYNSIFQFLFLLGRIYYNLKILCYHNRYLYKYLNFKKGRLLFSHLFSIRYKMQFFFFHLIKYLQEDIINYEYKLMITQIHKSKDFEYTKSIHDLYISQVATKCFLRVQDITNPLLELIDTSFKFCYFFQCLIENELFTDILNYELVDEQEKNKTKKGDMAEADDEQHNDNHEEKDNDLNQVIEKLLQYNDTFNEKLVSVMNEMVNISSNSNHAYLVHFLTTLDFNNYVTKIKDSVANAKSVGASLTESGTQNEQMQQGSPIAGSKSDLGNAVGSSLVSSSVGDNKRDSNKRDDQKMEYTGIENVNSSDNYYAGGKENYANRLLSGLSHRNSGVDYTNEANQLGSNKDFLKKRVVNKFSNLLHSDVEEKWGMQRSGINQYSRIGMSESVDKSVLNGVPSLSRYGNVDSYYGSGNDANYGNAGSYIRGGIANNNYNALIDKYSNILNSYMNNNGGSNSVYQISQNYINNTHVDSYNASLDVAKLRHIGDASHVVDAGNAGNPISMGTVPGVSNFNVHSLDAGMNNNNNVPGYENSLTSNMSNLLRKLDVNSKLNLNSKLDLDSKSNFSQNLLGPNHDAHGKASADLNSLHDLNIKQNFNVQNLLDNYNYSYKGFSENGSFTSHNLDKLGNDNNLTSHMYNLSSESNYGNIPLNVYRNENNNISEPDREK; this comes from the exons ATGATCCACGAAATCATACTTAGCCTTATAGGCCAAACGGGGGACATCATAATTTTAGCGgataaaaggagaaataaaacgaagaaggaaagTAACTTAAATATAGATGAATACTGCTTTGAAGTAAATAACaacattcacatttttctaaactcagaaataaaaataatcaacgACATTGTACAGTTAGGTTACTACTTTTACGTGATGAATATCTTCTGCTTGCTGGTTAAAAAGAACACGATTTATAAAAACCTAACGCACGTACACAAATTTAACAAGTTAAGTGAagagagaaaaggaaagaaggggaaaggtGGAACGAGAGAAAGGCTGCAAAGAGATGAAGACATCTCCAGCACTGCAAGTTCCTCGTCAAACAGTTCCTCATATGAATCATCTTCTGACAACGAATCGGAAGACAGTAATCATTTGAACAATTCTCATCAGAAAAGacaatacgaaaaaaaaaaacaaatagatAACTACTTTGgtgtaattttaaaaaacatcaaaaGCTTAAATAGTGTAAGTCCGTATGGGTACTACGCAAATGGTATAGGCAACGAAATAAGTAAATTCATGAGGAggtatatgaaaaaaattagcgaGATCGAAgaatacataaataacaaCAGCAACACCCCATTAACACAAATTTTAACCatgttagaaaaaaagagagaagaaattatcataattataaacattataaaaaattatctagAATTtcaaaagaaggaagaacaaaatgtgcTGGAAGGAGAAAGtagaaacaaaacaaaagaaattatggATTACCTATACGAAAATTGTTTGAACGGCAATTCACGAATTAAAGGTATATATCACAggtatttcaaaaatttggGGAAAATCTTACTCcatcaaatattttcctGGATACTTTATGGCCAGCTGCTAGACCCGTATTACgaattttttatccaaaaAAGGCAATTCATCTACTCTGAtgataagaaaatttttctctcccccgaAGAGTTGTACGAAAATTTAACATTAACCAATGTCCAGAGCTTAAATTTTGAATGGAACTACTTATTCTTTCAATCTGTTTCAAATTTGCCTGATTGCTGCCTAGACAAGGTAGTTGGTCGTAAAATCCTCTTCATAGGGAAGTCAATTCGCATACTAATTAGGAGCAATAAATGGAACACCAGCGATATTGTAAAGCTTTTCGCGATCACCAAGATTTTGTCCAAAGCTTTTGATGAAGCTTCGCCAACTGCGGGGTATGAAGAAATTGGAAATTTGGAGCAAGTGACCAGTCCGATGAAGCCTTACAACGGTGTAGGAAGCGAACACGGGCTGAACAGGACAAGCGGTGTGGGTACTC GTAATAAAGATGAAACGATAAATTTGTACTGTAAAGAAATATTCGACATTACTATAGAAAAGATAAGAAGCATCATAGCATACAAGTTGTGGAAATACATAGTCAAGGACATCAAtttgattaaaattttcgatTTGTTTAgggatatttatttactgAACAATGGAGActtttatgattattttttagaaaagtCCTGGTCTCTCATGCATACCCCCCCGAattcgaaaaatgaaattctgCTGAAAGTGCTGGCATGGAAAAACTCATCCCTATCAGTAGAAGAGTACTGCAAAGCCaagtatgaaaataaaaaggacaaattaattttggaGAAATATGAAGATGACGTACTATTTGGAGAGGACAACGGGGACTTAAATGAGTCCACCTTTTTTAATAGCACAAATGGATACCATTTTGACAGTGACAACTcggaaaatattatttcgAAATATTTCTACCCAAGAATATCTTACAAAAAATTCTCGTACGATTCTTTCGAAAGAGAAAAGTATGACAACTTGGTACTAGGTGGCATGTGCTATATATATGACAAAAAGATCATTCTAAATGATTTTTACAAGGGTATACAGActttgagcaaaaaaaagtactacGATTATGATAACGTGTTCAGTGTGTGCATCAACAATTATCGACAACAGATACTGAGGGGGTTCAAGCACGGCTTTGATTTTTCtgtaaattttaacaattttttcgataACAAATTTGCCGACATAGGTAGTAATAATGGGACAAATGTGAAAGGGGGGGCTGTGAGTGGTAATGCTAAACAGGATTCTGCAGATGAGAATTTCCTGGTCGGCTGCTGCTTCGCTTTGGTTATCCATTCAATGAAGAACCCCCTGCTTTACAAAACGGACGTGCTGCACAGCTCCTTGGGATACTGGGGATCTCTGGGGGATTGCCTTTCTGTtgaaataaaagtaaaattttacgaaaaggAGAATGGCGCACAGGAGGATGCTTCCTCGGAACAGCAAACAGGTAACCCTGTTCAGTATGGGGACAACCACAACAATGTAGTACTTGGCGATGTCGAAGTGGAGGTCTCTCTCTACATTGGGGGGAAAGGCATATCCTCCTTTGTCCACAACAGCAACAGCTACACAGTGGACTACGCCAGGGAGTCCATCCTGAACAACAAACTTTGGGCAGACAATGTAAACCACGAAAAGAAGAGGCTATACGAAGATATGGAAAACGATGAAGGTTACTTACGGAAGAGGAATGCCAACAGTGCAGATGCAGCAAATCAGGATGACCTGATGAATGAACATGTGGAAGGAAATTATGACGAAGCTATAAAACAACCGGTGCTGAAAATACAGAGTAATAAACAgacattttataatataaataaaaacacgtTAACAAAATTCCGGGTGCGAATTAACTGCCTGAAGCATTCCTTTAGTGTGTACATACAAAAACTGGATGAATATAACCTCCAACTGAATAAcccgaaaaataaaattaagccAATTATCCATATAAGAGCACTAGACATGACGCAAGCCTTCACCCTCGACATTGGAAATGGCTACATAGGATTTTATACCTGccccattttatttaaacataagttgctgaaaaagaaggacaaaCTGAATGAGTGGTTTAAACAGTTCTACAGTGAGACGCTGAATGTCCGCTCGGCCATTTAcaagaagaatttttttaacatggGGGACGAAAAGAATAAGGAAGCGATACAAAACGAAATGAGAAATATCAACAAAATGATTCTGTACAGAAATGGGAATAaccagaagaaggggaaattgGACCCAGAGATGATCAGCTGCAATAgggataaaatgaaaaatgcgcTTCTGTTCAGTTCTTATGACTGCTCAGTGGAAATATACAAATGGTTCCATCAGTCTTACAAGTCCCCAATAGAGATTCCCGAAATTGACATAGACAACGAAACACTGATATTTTATGACAAGCAGATAAATAAGAACATACAAATTCATAGTGGACTGAACTTGTGGAATAACATAGAGATATATTTCAAACTCACTTGGCCAATAGCTCTGATTATCAATACGAGTACCATCTACACGTACAATTCAATTTTCcagtttcttttcctcctggGCAGAATTtattacaatttaaaaattttatgctaCCATAATAGATATTTGTATAAGTAtttgaattttaaaaaagggaggctGTTATTTTCTCACTTGTTTTCGATTAGATAtaaaatgcaatttttttttttccatttgattAAGTATTTGCAAGAGGACATCATTAATTACGAATACAAGTTGATGATTACACAAATTCACAAATCGAAAGATTTTGAGTACACCAAGTCGATTCATGACTTATACATTTCGCAGGTAGCCACCAAATGCTTTTTACGGGTTCAAGATATAACGAACCCTTTGCTGGAGCTGATAGACACGTCCTTCAAattttgctactttttcCAGTGCCTAATAGAAAACGAGTTGTTCACAGATATACTAAACTACGAACTCGTGGATGAgcaggagaaaaacaaaacaaaaaaaggagacatGGCAGAAGCAGACGACGAGCAACATAATGATAACCATGAAGAGAAGGATAATGATTTAAATCAAGTTATTGAAAAGTTACTACAATATAATGACACCTTTAATGAAAAGCTAGTCAGTGTCATGAATGAAATGGTCAACATAAGCTCCAACAGCAACCACGCCTACCTTGTTCACTTTCTAACTACCCTAGATTTTAACAATTATGTAACGAAGATAAAGGACTCTGTGGCGAATGCTAAATCGGTTGGTGCTTCCCTAACAGAGAGCGGAAcccaaaatgagcaaatgcAACAGGGCTCTCCGATCGCGGGAAGTAAATCGGACCTCGGCAACGCGGTGGGTAGCAGTCTAGTAAGCAGCAGCGTGGGTGATAACAAACGGGACAGCAACAAAAGGGATgaccaaaaaatggagtacaCAGGCATTGAGAATGTGAACTCGAGCGATAATTACTACgcaggggggaaagaaaattacgCGAACAGACTACTAAGTGGCCTATCGCACCGCAACAGTGGGGTGGACTACACGAATGAGGCGAACCAACTTGGTAGTAataaagattttttaaaaaagagagtAGTTAACAAGTTCAGCAATTTGTTGCATAGCGATGTTGAGGAGAAGTGGGGCATGCAGCGCAGCGGCATAAACCAGTACAGCCGAATCGGCATGTCCGAATCGGTAGACAAAAGCGTTTTAAATGGAGTTCCCAGCCTCAGCCGCTACGGCAATGTCGACAGCTACTACGGCAGCGGTAACGACGCCAACTATGGGAATGCCGGCAGCTACATTCGCGGCGGTATCGCCAATAACAACTACAACGCGTTAATTGACAAGTACTCAAACATATTGAACAGTTACATGAACAACAACGGAGGCAGTAACTCCGTTTACCAGATTTCTCAGAATTATATAAACAATACTCACGTGGACTCGTACAACGCATCGTTAGATGTCGCGAAATTGAGGCACATAGGTGACGCTTCCCATGTGGTAGACGCCGGCAACGCGGGTAACCCGATCAGCATGGGCACTGTCCCTGGTGTCTCCAATTTTAATGTGCACAGTTTAGACGCAGGAATGAACAACAACAATAATGTACCAGGTTATGAAAACAGCCTGACAAGCAACATGAGCAATCTCCTGCGCAAACTCGACGTAAACAGCAAATTGAACTTGAATAGCAAACTCGACTTGGATAGCAAATCCAACTTCAGTCAAAATTTGTTAGGCCCTAACCACGATGCGCACGGCAAGGCGTCGGCCGATTTAAACAGCCTCCACGATTTAAACATTAAGCAGAATTTCAACGTGCAAAATTTGCTGGACAACTACAACTACAGCTATAAGGGCTTCTCTGAAAACGGCTCCTTCACTAGCCATAACTTGGACAAGCTCGGCAACGATAATAATCTCACGTCCCATATGTATAACCTCTCCAGTGAGTCTAATTATGGCAACATCCCCCTAAATGTGTatcgaaatgaaaataacaacaTAAGTGAACCGGATCGAGAAAAGTAG
- a CDS encoding zinc finger protein (putative) → MFRKRTINNLKHRKKTEDIKNEEENSSEEKKAKREENPNDETLDGINGKDRHIKKDDLHERKGSNDNDDEDDVVCKFLFKKKLKKMNEENNLHLKRKHKLMIQSKSEDVKETNVTEDRVYKGDFTVSKNYGSYDIDQDSKNDYRARMERNIEIGEEILKGNLKDNVYRGKDAHEKALMISKDSLAKNKYTGFYGPVRNSGANVRVTLRIDYEPCICKDYKETGYCGFGDTCIFLHDRSDYKSGWKIEQEYEEKRKRNEALRKEKLEKWNEKMLRKLKEREEKLGNCEDGGDGEHGNEKENSDSDSSDGENNLPFACIKCKKKWKLEMNPSVTECFHYFCEKCFIEMFQKNKKCFKCGLQLNGIMNVAHNIVDILNKRKSAK, encoded by the exons atgtttaggAAGAGAaccataaataatttaaaacatCGAAAGAAAACGgaggatataaaaaatgaagaagaaaatagcagtgaagaaaaaaaagccaaaagggaggaaaaccCAAATGATGAAACCCTAGATGGCATTAATGGAAAAGACAggcatattaaaaaagacgATCTACACGAAAGAAAAGGCAGTAATGACAATGATGATGAAGACGATGTAGTGTGTAAATTTCTGttcaagaaaaaattaaaaaagatgaatgaggaaaacaatttgcatttaaaaagaaaacacaaaCTGATGATACAGTCAAAGAGTGAAGACGTTAAAGAGACGAACGTAACAGAAGATCGGGTGTACAAAGGAGATTTCACCGTTTCGAAAAATTATGGCTCGTACGATATAGACCAAGACTCGAAGAATGACTATAGGGCCAGAATGGAAAGAAACATCGAAATAGGAGAAGAAATACTAAAGGGGAACTTAAAGGACAATGTTTATAGAGGAAAGGATGCTCACGAAAAAGCTCTGATGATCAGCAAAGATAGCTTGgccaaaaataaatacacagGATTCTACGGCCCGGTACGAAATAGCGGCGCGAATGTGAGAGTTACTCTGAGGATTGACTATGAACCGTGCATATGTAAGGACTATAAAGAAACGGGTTATTGCGGATTTGGAGATAcctgcatttttttacacgaCAGAAGTGATTACAAAAGTGGGTGGAAAATTGAACAGGAGTATGAGGAAAAGCGAAAGCGAAATGAAGCTCtccgaaaggaaaaattagaaaaatggaacgaaaaaatgttgcGAAAGTTAAAAGAGAGGGAGGAAAAATTGGGCAACTGCGAAGATGGGGGCGATGGAGAACACGGAAATG aaaaggaaaactctGACAGCGACTCGAGTGATGGCGAAAATAATCTCCCATTTGCTTgcataaaatgcaaaaagaaatggaaactCGAAATGAATCCAAGTGTCACTGAATGTTTCCATTATTTCTGTGAAAAGTGTTTCATTGAAATGtttcagaaaaataaaaaatgtttcaaatGTGGATTACAGTTAAATGGAATTATGAACGTGGCCCATAACATTGTCgacattttgaataaaagaAAGTCTgccaaataa
- a CDS encoding poly(A)-specific ribonuclease (putative), giving the protein MSNVVNYFFKNFVLKEKNTILKCGMLKRRYSKITSVNVNNWNDIHREIIHKIHDSDFVSIDVEYTGLHLKDERYISIDSSYEAHCYGAKSFFPCQIGITVARKNDIMEKEKRAADGGGEKEKEQLRKTNIHNIKVSRQENEKVDHKYCLKRDQEWDISPYCIYVFPKENKYFSVSTTTLIFLKENNFDFNEWICNGVGYLTPPEEEEKKKYIFEKIDELKNLMNKCVTKTGNVREKDLDDRKKKVDVEKIIQEIENYKIVDDEDKEAVIEIIKKIGIWLTRGDMSHPVGRLNHGEEEKTSSVEKANCADGRSLHQSEDVGEPHSHHINAIFQRGGSKGENCNSVHKNYTHGREGHEEESVTFRGDIPGLSESECNNHVASTRVNSGDIPLDSNHVDASLGGEKQGGEVGRMDFPPRANPNDDPSDCPLYIEIENPYLRLLAHTLITKYFNGIFCISVKVNDKKHLAIYRTEKDSYKEQIRALELEIEKINQTVGVRLLFDEIIKNKKIIIGHNCFYDILHIYQTFYHELPNSISVFKNKWTEIFPYTFDTKYLNETNEYLYALNGPATLKGLCEYMASLISASNDFDFVFNFTNGHSDLPQCFVPL; this is encoded by the coding sequence ATGTCAAATGTAGtgaattatttctttaaaaatttcgttttaaaagaaaagaatacAATCCTAAAATGTGGTATGTTGAAAAGAAGGTACTCCAAGATAACAAGTGTTAATGTGAATAACTGGAATGACATTCACAGGGAGATTATCCATAAAATCCATGACAGCGATTTCGTTTCGATTGACGTGGAGTACACAGGGCTGCATCTAAAGGATGAGAGGTACATATCTATTGATTCCAGTTATGAAGCCCATTGTTATGGAGCCAaatcttttttcccttgccAAATTGGAATCACCGTGGCTAGGAAAAATGACAtaatggaaaaggagaaacgcgCAGCAgacggaggaggagaaaaagaaaaggaacagcTTCGGAAAACGAATATACACAATATTAAAGTTTCAAGacaagaaaatgaaaaagtagACCACAAGTACTGCTTAAAGCGTGACCAAGAGTGGGATATATCACCCTACTGCATCTATGTTTTcccaaaggaaaataaatacttCAGTGTATCTACAACTACTCTTATTTtcttaaaggaaaataatttcgatTTTAACGAATGGATTTGTAATGGTGTAGGTTATTTAACACCAcctgaggaggaagaaaaaaaaaaatatatctttgaaaaaatcgacgagctaaaaaatttgatgaataAATGTGTCACGAAAACGGGGAATGTCAGAGAGAAGGACTTGgatgacagaaaaaaaaaagtagatgtagagaaaattattcaagaaatagaaaattataaaattgtgGACGACGAAGATAAGGAAGCCGTTATTGAGATAATAAAGAAGATTGGGATTTGGTTGACACGCGGGGATATGTCCCATCCTGTGGGGAGGCTCAATCAcggagaggaggaaaaaacaagTTCGGTGGAGAAGGCTAACTGCGCAGATGGGCGATCATTACACCAGTCGGAAGATGTAGGGGAGCCCCATTCGCATCATATCAATGCAATCTTTCAACGCGGTGGCAGCAAAGGGGAGAATTGCAACAGTGTTCACAAGAATTACACCCATGGACGTGAGGGGcatgaagaagaaagtgTCACGTTCAGAGGAGACATTCCCGGTTTGTCAGAATCTGAATGTAATAACCATGTTGCTTCTACTCGTGTAAACAGTGGTGATATTCCATTGGACTCTAACCATGTAGACGCGTCCCTCGGTGGGGAAAAGCAGGGAGGGGAGGTAGGGAGGATGGATTTCCCACCCCGAGCAAACCCAAACGATGATCCATCGGATTGTCCCCTATACATAGAAATAGAAAACCCCTATCTGCGATTACTTGCGCATACGTTAATAACGAAATATTTCAACGGCATTTTCTGCATATCTGTCAAGGTGAATGATAAGAAGCATTTAGCCATCTATCGAACGGAAAAGGATTCGTACAAGGAACAAATTAGGGCACTGGAATTGGAGatagagaaaataaatcaaacAGTTGGAGTGAGATTACTATTtgatgaaattataaaaaataaaaaaataattatcggACATAATTGCTTTTATGATATCCTGCACATATATCAGACCTTCTATCATGAGTTGCCAAATTCGATTAGTGTCTTTAAGAATAAATGGACAGAGATATTTCCCTACACATTTGATACAAAGTACTTGAACGAAAcgaatgaatatttatatgcactGAATGGTCCTGCAACTTTGAAGGGGTTATGTGAATACATGGCTTCCCTAATTTCTGCCAGTAACGAtttcgattttgtttttaattttaccaATGGCCATTCGGACCTCCCTCAATGTTTTGTCCCTCTT